From one Scyliorhinus torazame isolate Kashiwa2021f chromosome 25, sScyTor2.1, whole genome shotgun sequence genomic stretch:
- the LOC140402308 gene encoding serine/arginine-rich splicing factor 5-like, whose translation MNGCRVFIGRLSPQVRERDVEKFFKGYGRIREIDLKRGFGFVEFDDARDADDAVYELNGKELFRERITVELAKAPPRRGGGRFGGRFNYYRPRSERSSGLRYGPPVRTDYRLIVKNLSSRVSWQDLKDIMRQAGEVTFTDAHRVHNNEGIVEFASYSDLKNAIDKLDGKEISGRRVQLIEEPRRHRSWTRSRSRSSSRSRSYKGSRSVSRSASRSPSRSRSRSRSRSPARDTKRQRNESRSLSRSPEVKRRRKPSQSRSRSNSPAKSARSWSGSRDQSPVNSAE comes from the exons ATGAACGGTTGCCGCGTGTTCATTGGTCGCCTGAGCCCTCAGGTCAGAGAACGGGATGTGGAAAAGTTCTTCAAAGGTTATGGACGGATTCGTGAAATTGACCTGAAGAGAGGCTTTGGGTTTGTG GAATTTGATGACGCCCGAGATGCAGATGATGCCGTTTATGAGCTGAACGGGAAGGAGCTGTTCCGGGAGAG GATCACAGTGGAGCTTGCAAAGGCACCACCTCGGAGAGGAGGGGGCAGGTTTGGTGGAAGATTTAACTATTACCGCCCCAGAAGTGAGCGAAGCAGTGGACTCAG ATATGGACCTCCTGTTCGTACTGACTATCGACTGATTGTGAAGAATCTCTCTTCCCGTGTTAGCTGGCAG GATCTGAAGGACATCATGCGACAGGCTGGTGAAGTGACGTTCACCGATGCTCACAGAGTCCACAATAATGAAGG TATTGTGGAGTTCGCTTCGTACAGTGATTTGAAAAATGCAATTGATAAACTGGACGGGAAGGAGATCAGTGGCCGGAGGGTGCAGCTGATTGAGGAACCACGGCGTCACAG GTCTTGGACCCGATCTCGCTCTAGAAGCTCTTCAAGATCCCGCAGCTACAAGGGTTCCAGAAGTGTGTCGCGATCTGCCAGCCGCTCGCCGAGCCGCAGCAGGTCTCGCTCCCGCAGCCGGTCACCAGCTCGTGATACCAAGCGGCAGAGGAATGAGTcgcgctcactgagtcgctcgcctGAGGTCAAACGCCGCAGGAAACCGTCCCAATCGAGATCGCGATCAAATTCGCCTGCCAAATCGGCCCGCTCCTGGTCTGGCTCCCGGGACCAGTCCCCTGTCAACAGTGCAGAATAA